A single window of Chloroflexota bacterium DNA harbors:
- a CDS encoding methyltransferase domain-containing protein codes for MALAAGNEQITAERDALVERLFDAVLGTMDVVTCYIGDRLGLYDALAMGGGMTAAELAARTGTHERSIREWLEQQAASGILSAADAAASADDRRFTLPEGHREVLTDRNSLNCLAGLIRLTVGAASPLSAVLDAYRTGAGVPYPDFGADTREGIAEMNRPMFDNLLGQDWLPSIPDLHARLHAAPAARILDAGCGTGNSTLALARAYPNAIIHGFDADRASIDTAQEKAAMAGISDRVSFLVRDASSPHIQGRYDLVTAFETIHDMGRPVAALSQMRELLAPGGVVLVADENVAEAFEAPAGPIDRLNYGFSAIHCLPATLAESDEAATGTVMRPETLRRYAMQAGFSEVEVAPIEHDFWRFYLLRP; via the coding sequence ATGGCACTGGCCGCCGGCAACGAGCAGATCACCGCCGAGCGTGACGCGCTCGTTGAACGACTCTTCGACGCGGTCCTCGGCACGATGGATGTCGTCACCTGCTACATCGGCGACAGACTCGGGCTGTACGACGCCCTGGCCATGGGTGGCGGCATGACGGCTGCCGAGCTGGCAGCCCGCACCGGCACCCACGAGCGCTCCATCCGTGAGTGGCTGGAGCAGCAGGCGGCCAGCGGCATCCTGTCTGCCGCCGACGCTGCCGCATCCGCCGACGACCGGCGCTTCACCTTGCCGGAGGGCCACCGCGAGGTGCTGACCGACCGCAACAGCCTCAACTGCCTCGCTGGCCTGATCCGGCTGACCGTGGGCGCGGCCTCCCCGCTCTCAGCCGTCCTCGACGCGTACCGGACCGGCGCGGGCGTCCCCTACCCGGACTTCGGTGCGGATACCCGTGAGGGCATCGCCGAGATGAACCGCCCGATGTTCGACAATCTGCTCGGGCAGGATTGGCTGCCGAGCATCCCTGACCTGCATGCCCGCCTGCACGCCGCTCCGGCCGCGCGCATCCTCGACGCCGGCTGCGGCACCGGCAACTCGACGCTGGCCCTGGCACGGGCCTATCCGAACGCCATCATCCACGGGTTCGACGCCGATCGGGCGTCCATCGACACGGCCCAGGAGAAGGCGGCGATGGCCGGCATCTCCGACCGGGTCTCGTTCCTGGTCCGCGACGCCTCCAGCCCGCACATCCAGGGCCGCTACGACCTCGTCACCGCGTTCGAGACGATCCATGACATGGGCCGCCCGGTGGCGGCGCTGAGCCAGATGCGCGAGCTGCTGGCGCCCGGTGGCGTGGTGCTGGTGGCCGACGAGAACGTCGCCGAGGCGTTCGAGGCGCCGGCCGGGCCGATCGATCGGCTGAACTACGGCTTCAGCGCGATTCACTGCCTGCCGGCCACCCTGGCCGAGTCCGACGAGGCGGCCACCGGCACCGTTATGCGGCCGGAGACGCTGCGCCGCTACGCCATGCAAGCCGGCTTCTCAGAGGTCGAGGTCGCGCCCATCGAGCACGACTTCTGGCGGTTCTACCTGCTGCGCCCGTGA
- a CDS encoding Zeta toxin family protein: MLAIGAFVNADTIDRGLSAFDSESVAMLAGRIMLQRLDELATQRADFAFETTLASRSFAPFLRGPRRSGYRVELVYVWLPSADLCVQRVHACRRSGGHVVDEEVVRRRYARGLQNLFSLYQSLADDWQVYEHAGGSEARRVAEGRGLHTDVVHDLQMWNLMRQQGRT, encoded by the coding sequence ATGCTTGCCATCGGCGCGTTCGTCAACGCGGATACGATTGACAGAGGCCTTTCAGCGTTCGACTCCGAGAGCGTCGCCATGCTGGCAGGTAGAATCATGCTGCAACGGCTTGATGAGCTGGCGACCCAGCGCGCGGATTTCGCCTTTGAGACGACGCTCGCCAGCCGCTCATTCGCCCCTTTCCTCCGAGGACCGCGGCGATCTGGCTACCGGGTCGAACTGGTGTATGTGTGGTTGCCAAGCGCAGACCTCTGTGTCCAGCGGGTGCATGCGTGCCGTCGCTCCGGTGGACACGTTGTCGATGAGGAGGTTGTGCGGCGTCGGTACGCCCGCGGTCTGCAAAATCTCTTCAGTCTCTATCAGAGCTTGGCGGACGACTGGCAAGTGTACGAACATGCCGGGGGAAGCGAGGCTCGGCGCGTGGCCGAAGGGCGTGGACTGCACACCGACGTTGTTCACGATCTCCAGATGTGGAACCTGATGCGGCAACAGGGGCGTACATGA
- a CDS encoding EAL domain-containing protein has translation MRICRSLVFLAWYSERIGLTARFGLVGLLVSVGVAFACAAIIEDQLTDHILQLTVERAVDQVQLGATGHISLTDFEPPYTEERLRSLATRLDPYLGKMLSSQRGVLRLHVFAPDGTVLYSDLESKRGMRQPLESGSPISLALQGVTSSKHTTLSAEENADLRARYDAAVEVYVPIRVANRIVGAYQLYVDITPIRPIRLLVWTTVLGGFGVLFLSLFLIVRGAANVIRRQQTQHEDLIHQNERRLRSLVGHTSDVVAVLDASGYITFVSQPAERAWGCQPDALIGTALAEHLHDEDRAALYVLLDQVIDEPGATITSELRLIHGTGEWLDFEVVATNVLDDPSVSGIVVAFHDVTDRKAFERDLQQLAFHDMLTGLPNRALFHDRLGRALARADRRHRSIAVMFLDLDNFKVVNDSLGHDIGDRLLVEVANRLRDCLREEDTAARLGGDELAVLFEEISDESAVVDVAERISATMREPIAIEGRSLVVTFSIGIALSVPGRDRPDTLLRNADLAMYGAKANGKARVQVFDPTMTTSAIERMELETDLRSALGAGELRLVYQPIVCLASENLLGFEALLRWDHPTRGPISPSQFVPIAEETGLIVEVGSWVLREACLRARSWHLHYKNSSSLTMSVNLSARQFLQPDLVEMVAQVLAETELEPSRLKLEITETVLMQDIDGAVEKLARLKELGVHLAIDDFGTGYSSLSYLKRFPVDTLKIDRSFVGGLGEDANDTAIVRSVVALARSLNLDVTGEGVETEDQLSLLRALGCQLGQGYLFAKPLPEHDVERLLAERGTNTKTNAA, from the coding sequence GTGCGTATCTGCCGCAGCCTCGTGTTTCTCGCCTGGTACAGCGAGCGCATCGGGCTGACCGCGCGCTTCGGGCTGGTCGGACTGCTGGTATCGGTCGGCGTCGCGTTTGCGTGTGCCGCGATCATCGAAGATCAGCTGACCGACCACATCCTTCAGTTGACCGTCGAGCGGGCTGTCGATCAGGTGCAGCTTGGCGCGACCGGCCACATCAGCCTGACCGACTTCGAGCCGCCCTACACCGAGGAGCGCCTCAGGTCGCTCGCCACACGCCTCGATCCGTACCTCGGGAAGATGCTCAGCAGCCAGCGCGGCGTCCTCCGTCTGCACGTCTTCGCGCCCGACGGCACGGTGCTGTACTCCGACCTGGAGTCCAAGCGCGGCATGCGGCAACCGCTTGAGAGCGGGTCGCCCATCAGCCTGGCGCTGCAGGGCGTGACGTCGAGCAAGCACACGACACTGTCCGCGGAGGAGAATGCCGACCTTCGAGCGCGCTATGACGCCGCCGTGGAAGTCTACGTGCCCATCAGAGTCGCCAACCGCATCGTTGGCGCATACCAGCTCTACGTGGATATCACGCCAATTCGGCCGATTCGCCTGCTCGTGTGGACCACGGTGTTGGGTGGCTTCGGCGTGTTGTTCCTGTCGCTCTTTCTGATCGTGCGTGGCGCGGCGAACGTCATCCGCCGCCAGCAAACCCAGCACGAAGACCTGATCCACCAGAACGAGCGACGCCTGCGCTCACTCGTCGGCCACACGTCGGATGTCGTCGCCGTGCTCGACGCGAGCGGCTATATCACCTTCGTCAGTCAGCCGGCCGAGCGCGCCTGGGGCTGTCAACCCGATGCGCTCATCGGCACGGCGCTGGCCGAGCACCTCCACGACGAGGACCGCGCGGCGCTGTACGTTCTGCTCGATCAGGTGATCGACGAGCCCGGCGCAACCATCACCAGCGAGCTGCGCCTGATCCACGGCACCGGCGAGTGGCTCGACTTCGAGGTGGTAGCCACGAACGTGCTGGACGATCCTTCCGTCTCCGGCATCGTCGTCGCGTTCCACGACGTGACAGACCGCAAGGCGTTCGAGCGCGACCTCCAGCAGCTCGCCTTCCACGACATGCTGACGGGCCTGCCGAATCGTGCGCTCTTCCACGACCGGCTCGGACGCGCTCTCGCACGCGCCGACCGCCGCCACCGCTCGATCGCCGTGATGTTCCTCGATCTCGACAATTTCAAGGTCGTCAACGACAGCCTCGGGCACGACATCGGGGATCGCCTGCTGGTCGAGGTGGCCAACCGTCTGCGCGACTGCCTGCGCGAGGAGGACACGGCAGCCCGTCTCGGCGGCGACGAGCTGGCTGTGCTCTTCGAGGAGATCAGCGACGAGAGCGCGGTCGTGGACGTGGCCGAGCGCATCAGCGCGACGATGCGCGAGCCGATCGCCATCGAGGGGCGCTCACTGGTCGTCACGTTCAGTATCGGCATCGCCCTGAGCGTCCCTGGACGGGACCGCCCCGACACGTTGCTGCGTAACGCCGACCTGGCGATGTACGGGGCGAAGGCGAACGGGAAGGCCCGCGTTCAGGTCTTCGACCCGACCATGACCACGAGCGCCATCGAGCGAATGGAGCTGGAGACGGATTTGCGCTCGGCGTTGGGGGCCGGCGAGCTACGTCTGGTGTATCAGCCGATTGTCTGCCTTGCCAGCGAGAACCTGCTCGGCTTCGAGGCGCTCCTGCGCTGGGACCACCCGACGCGCGGCCCGATCTCGCCATCGCAGTTCGTGCCGATTGCCGAGGAGACCGGGCTGATCGTCGAGGTTGGCTCGTGGGTGCTGCGCGAGGCCTGCCTGCGGGCGCGCTCCTGGCACCTGCACTACAAGAACTCGTCCTCGCTGACGATGAGCGTCAACCTGTCGGCGCGCCAGTTCCTTCAGCCTGACCTTGTGGAGATGGTCGCACAGGTGCTGGCTGAGACCGAGCTGGAGCCGTCCCGCCTGAAGCTGGAGATCACCGAGACGGTGCTGATGCAGGACATCGACGGCGCAGTGGAAAAGCTCGCGCGGCTCAAGGAGCTGGGCGTCCACCTCGCCATCGACGACTTCGGAACCGGCTACTCGTCGCTCAGCTATCTGAAGCGCTTCCCGGTTGATACGCTCAAGATCGACCGCTCGTTCGTGGGCGGGCTCGGCGAGGATGCGAACGACACGGCGATTGTGCGGAGCGTCGTGGCACTGGCGAGGAGCCTCAATCTCGACGTGACCGGCGAGGGCGTCGAGACCGAGGACCAGCTCTCGCTGCTGCGGGCGCTCGGGTGCCAGCTCGGCCAGGGGTACCTGTTCGCCAAGCCGCTGCCCGAGCACGATGTCGAGCGTCTCCTGGCCGAGCGCGGCACGAACACGAAGACGAACGCGGCCTGA
- a CDS encoding RidA family protein has protein sequence MDLQPVKTASAPIPRGPYNQAVRVGDTIYVAGQMPLDPATNMLVEGDAAAQARRVFENIKAIVEAAGSSMDRVVKTTIFLTDVADFAAVNAVYAEFFTGTLPARSTVGVAALPGGGARLQVDAIAIA, from the coding sequence ATGGACTTGCAGCCCGTCAAGACCGCGTCCGCGCCGATCCCACGTGGCCCGTACAACCAGGCCGTGCGCGTCGGCGACACCATCTACGTCGCCGGACAGATGCCGCTCGACCCGGCCACCAATATGCTGGTGGAGGGCGACGCCGCTGCCCAGGCCCGCCGCGTCTTCGAAAACATCAAGGCGATCGTCGAGGCGGCCGGCTCGTCGATGGACCGGGTCGTCAAGACGACGATCTTCCTGACAGACGTCGCCGACTTCGCGGCGGTGAACGCCGTCTACGCCGAGTTTTTCACGGGTACGCTGCCGGCCCGCTCGACGGTCGGCGTGGCGGCGCTGCCGGGTGGCGGTGCGAGGCTCCAGGTGGACGCGATCGCCATTGCCTGA
- a CDS encoding xanthine dehydrogenase family protein, producing MAAERFFGKRIKRFEDPRLLVGGGSFLEDLTEPAMLHAAFVRSPYPHAEIREIPTDAAMVPGVIGAFTAADFALRPTPTVIPHPAYRPCSQLPLAQDTVRFVGEPIAVVVASSRYEAEDGAAALTAELDLEPLDPVPNVDAALAADAPVLHQSLGENLAAIFDVSVGDVDAAFARAAHVVKGHFTVQRYTGTPIETRGVLAKMEAITGRYLIWSSTQWPHTVRSALAQSLGVPEHKVRVIAPDLGGGFGVKQDIYPEETVIPLVAERLGRPVRWIETRREHFVCTAHSREQDHEVELALDEQGVVVGLRALVTADLGAYTRGLGVLCPSITGGSLLGPYRIQHYQATIRCALTNKAPAGAYRGAGGPEAVFALERTMDTAARQLGIDPAELRRRNFIQPDEFPWKTGLGSAQVPIVYDSGEYEQGLDRALELADYPGWRAKQAAARKEGRYLGIGVSSFVLLGGLGPFESAEVRVDASGDIVVATGAHAHGQGTDTALAQIVADELTTTPDRVTVAHGDTDQIPYGVGTYASRNAVMAGGAVTVAARQVRAKAQKLAAYLLEVTEADLELDDSAFQVIGAPERKVTLGALAAAASPWATLPEGIEPDLFARHYFQAPLPTFASGTHVAVVEVDGDSGEVTILDYVSVNDAGPRINPTVVDGQIQGGIAQGLGGAMMEEIYYDETAQPLGSFLDYAVPRATDMPDVRQDHLETPSPLNPLGVKGLGESGTLAPPAVLSAAVEDALAPLGVEVKRTPLTAGNVWRMIQQAKASRPERG from the coding sequence GTGGCGGCAGAGCGGTTCTTCGGCAAGCGCATCAAGCGGTTCGAGGATCCCCGGTTGCTGGTTGGCGGCGGATCGTTCCTCGAAGACCTGACTGAGCCGGCCATGTTGCACGCAGCGTTCGTCCGCAGCCCGTACCCGCATGCCGAGATTCGCGAGATCCCGACCGACGCCGCGATGGTCCCGGGCGTCATCGGCGCGTTCACCGCCGCCGACTTCGCCCTGCGGCCCACGCCCACGGTGATCCCGCACCCGGCCTACCGACCCTGCAGCCAGCTTCCGCTGGCGCAGGACACCGTCCGTTTCGTCGGCGAGCCGATCGCCGTCGTCGTCGCAAGCAGCCGCTACGAGGCCGAGGACGGCGCAGCGGCCCTCACCGCCGAGCTGGATCTTGAGCCGCTGGACCCGGTCCCGAACGTCGATGCCGCGCTGGCAGCCGATGCGCCGGTCCTCCACCAGTCGCTCGGAGAGAACCTCGCCGCGATCTTTGACGTGTCGGTTGGCGACGTGGACGCCGCGTTCGCACGGGCGGCGCACGTCGTCAAGGGGCATTTCACGGTCCAGCGGTACACGGGCACCCCCATCGAGACGCGGGGCGTCCTGGCGAAGATGGAGGCGATCACCGGTCGCTATCTCATCTGGAGCAGTACCCAGTGGCCGCACACGGTCCGCTCGGCGCTGGCGCAGTCGCTCGGCGTTCCCGAGCACAAGGTGCGGGTCATCGCGCCAGACCTGGGCGGCGGCTTCGGCGTGAAGCAGGATATCTACCCCGAGGAGACCGTCATCCCACTGGTGGCCGAGCGGCTGGGCCGGCCGGTCCGCTGGATCGAGACCCGCCGCGAGCACTTCGTCTGTACAGCCCACTCCCGCGAGCAGGATCACGAGGTCGAGCTGGCGCTGGACGAGCAGGGCGTGGTCGTCGGGCTGCGGGCGCTGGTGACGGCGGACCTGGGGGCCTACACGCGCGGGCTTGGGGTGCTCTGCCCGTCGATCACGGGCGGATCGCTGCTCGGGCCGTACCGCATCCAGCACTACCAGGCCACGATCCGCTGTGCGCTCACGAACAAGGCCCCGGCCGGCGCCTACCGGGGAGCCGGCGGCCCGGAGGCGGTCTTCGCACTCGAACGGACGATGGACACCGCCGCCCGTCAGCTGGGCATCGATCCGGCCGAGCTGCGGCGGCGCAACTTCATCCAGCCGGACGAGTTCCCCTGGAAGACCGGCCTCGGCTCGGCCCAGGTGCCCATCGTCTACGACAGCGGCGAGTACGAGCAGGGGCTGGACCGCGCCCTCGAGCTTGCCGACTACCCGGGCTGGCGAGCGAAGCAGGCGGCGGCCCGCAAAGAGGGCCGCTACCTGGGGATCGGCGTCTCAAGCTTCGTGCTGCTGGGGGGGCTGGGGCCGTTCGAGAGCGCCGAGGTGCGCGTGGACGCCAGCGGCGACATCGTGGTCGCGACGGGCGCGCACGCGCACGGCCAGGGCACTGACACGGCCCTGGCGCAGATCGTGGCCGACGAGCTGACGACGACGCCGGACCGGGTGACCGTCGCACACGGCGATACGGACCAGATCCCGTACGGCGTGGGCACCTACGCCAGCCGCAACGCCGTGATGGCGGGCGGCGCGGTGACGGTCGCGGCCCGGCAGGTCCGGGCGAAGGCGCAGAAGCTCGCGGCCTACCTGCTGGAGGTCACTGAGGCCGACCTGGAGCTGGACGATAGCGCGTTCCAGGTGATCGGTGCGCCCGAGCGGAAGGTCACGCTCGGCGCGCTGGCGGCGGCGGCCTCGCCGTGGGCCACCCTGCCGGAGGGCATCGAGCCGGACCTCTTCGCGCGGCACTACTTCCAGGCGCCGCTGCCGACGTTCGCCAGCGGCACCCACGTGGCGGTGGTGGAGGTCGACGGCGACTCCGGCGAGGTCACGATCCTGGACTACGTCTCCGTCAACGACGCCGGCCCGCGCATCAACCCGACCGTGGTGGACGGGCAGATCCAGGGCGGCATCGCGCAGGGGCTGGGCGGCGCGATGATGGAGGAGATCTACTACGACGAGACGGCCCAGCCGCTCGGCTCGTTCCTGGACTACGCGGTCCCGCGCGCCACGGACATGCCGGACGTGCGCCAGGATCACCTGGAGACGCCCTCGCCGCTCAACCCGCTCGGCGTGAAGGGGCTTGGCGAGAGCGGGACTCTAGCTCCCCCCGCCGTGCTCTCGGCCGCGGTGGAGGACGCGCTCGCGCCGCTGGGCGTCGAGGTGAAGCGGACGCCGCTGACGGCGGGGAACGTCTGGCGGATGATCCAGCAGGCGAAGGCCTCACGCCCGGAGCGGGGATGA
- a CDS encoding glucose 1-dehydrogenase, which yields MRSPGRLDGKIALVTGGGSGIGRAICLRFASEGARVAVADWHADAAAETVRLIEAAGGHAVATSGDVASPEDAGRMVNDAVTTFGGLTVLVANAGQELVASATETSPAQWDRVIGTNLSGCFLVARAAIPPMQTAGGGSIVLTASQLAFVAAERFAAYAASKGGVLNLARALALDHARDHIRVNALCPGAVETPLLLRQFQGQDGPQGTLADLAALHPLGRLGQPEEIAAAALFLASDEASFVTGSALVVDGGYLAR from the coding sequence ATGAGGTCTCCTGGCAGGCTGGACGGCAAGATCGCGCTGGTCACTGGCGGCGGCTCGGGCATCGGCCGGGCGATCTGCCTCCGGTTCGCCAGCGAGGGCGCACGCGTCGCCGTAGCCGACTGGCACGCCGACGCCGCCGCCGAGACCGTCCGCCTGATCGAGGCCGCCGGCGGGCACGCCGTCGCCACCAGTGGCGACGTTGCCAGCCCTGAGGACGCCGGGCGGATGGTCAACGATGCCGTCACCACCTTCGGCGGGCTGACGGTGCTCGTCGCAAACGCCGGCCAGGAGCTGGTCGCCTCGGCCACCGAGACCTCGCCCGCCCAGTGGGACCGCGTCATTGGGACCAACCTGTCCGGGTGTTTCCTGGTGGCGCGGGCCGCGATCCCGCCGATGCAGACGGCCGGCGGCGGCTCAATCGTCCTGACGGCGTCGCAACTGGCGTTCGTGGCAGCCGAGCGGTTCGCAGCGTATGCGGCCTCGAAGGGCGGCGTGCTGAACCTGGCGCGGGCGCTGGCCCTGGATCACGCGAGGGACCACATCCGCGTCAACGCCCTCTGCCCCGGGGCGGTCGAGACGCCCCTGCTGCTGCGCCAGTTTCAGGGCCAGGACGGCCCACAGGGCACCCTTGCCGACCTGGCAGCGCTGCACCCGCTGGGGCGGCTCGGGCAGCCGGAGGAGATCGCGGCGGCGGCGCTGTTCCTGGCCTCGGACGAGGCCTCGTTCGTGACGGGGTCGGCCCTGGTCGTGGACGGCGGCTACCTCGCGCGCTGA
- a CDS encoding phosphotransferase, with protein MPLGRKLASGRDADVFELADPALHGRVLRRRRGGRLSVREADVTRQARANGYPAPTVYDVRGADMLVERITGPTMLQDLGKKPWMVWRHARTLARLHRRLARIRPLDGMQPFPPAEFGGSVPDSGGVLLHLDLHPDNVILSPRGPVVIDWEAARRGEVDAAVALTWVIMATSEIPVGGLKGWIFSVLRWVLVWAFLHHAGRAGAVRHLPAVAQVRLRDRNVRPSERAAIRKLLARHGLPA; from the coding sequence CTGCCGCTCGGGCGGAAGCTGGCGTCCGGGCGCGACGCTGACGTCTTCGAGCTTGCCGACCCGGCACTGCACGGTCGGGTGCTGCGCCGTCGCCGAGGCGGGCGTCTCTCCGTCCGCGAGGCTGACGTCACGCGGCAGGCACGGGCGAACGGGTATCCAGCGCCGACCGTCTACGACGTGCGCGGCGCCGATATGCTGGTGGAGCGCATCACCGGCCCGACGATGCTCCAGGACCTCGGGAAGAAGCCGTGGATGGTCTGGCGTCACGCCCGGACACTCGCCCGGCTCCACCGGCGGCTCGCGCGGATCCGGCCGCTCGACGGCATGCAGCCGTTCCCCCCGGCCGAGTTCGGGGGCAGCGTTCCGGACTCCGGCGGCGTGCTGCTGCACCTGGATCTGCACCCGGACAACGTGATCCTCTCGCCGCGCGGTCCGGTGGTGATCGACTGGGAGGCCGCCCGACGAGGAGAGGTCGATGCGGCCGTGGCACTGACCTGGGTCATCATGGCAACGTCCGAGATCCCCGTCGGCGGTCTGAAAGGCTGGATCTTTTCGGTGCTGCGCTGGGTGCTGGTCTGGGCGTTTCTGCACCACGCTGGCCGCGCCGGCGCGGTGCGCCACCTGCCGGCCGTGGCCCAGGTGCGCCTGCGTGACCGCAACGTCCGCCCGTCGGAGCGGGCAGCGATCCGGAAGCTGCTGGCGCGGCACGGCCTGCCGGCCTGA
- the gyrA gene encoding DNA gyrase subunit A, giving the protein MEIGIVKQVSVEEEMRNSYLDYAMSVIIARALPDVRDGLKPSQRRILVAMHDLSLAPGRPYRKCAKICGDTSGNYHPHGEAVIYPTLVRLAQTFNMRYPLVDGQGNFGSVDGDPPAAMRYTEARMTHLTVEMLADIDKDTVDWSANYDGTRNEPTVLPGRFPNLICNGSAGIAVGMATNIPPHNLNEVVGALLVLIENRDATVEDLLKHITGPDFPTGGILITKEKDSKTGLVIDNLTNAYATGHGRVLIRARAAIEERKAGFFQIVVTELPYQVNKATLQEKIAELVREKRLEGISDMRDESDRQGMRLVIELKREASPRTVLNQLYKFTAMQTAFGINMLALVVEKDEQGNALPPQPRVLTLKRMLTHFLDYRHEVLTRRTRFELEKARARAHILEGLKIALDNLDEVIQTIRASASAEAALQTLQTRFTLSEIQARAILDMQLRRLAALERQQIIDEYNEILKTIAYLEDLLANPRKILLLVRDELLELKKKFGDARRTEVANIVGGDLSEEDLIPNDEVLVTISGRGYVKRLRSDTYRVQRRGGKGIRGQVLREEDALRHMVVANARDNLLFFTNQGKVYQTKAYQIPEFERTAKGIPLINVIDLDPKEGVTAILAAPDFENNQYLLMATRMGEVKKVALKHFETVRRNGLKAMDLETGDELCWVKHCSAGSDVILVSEQGQALRFIVDQNLRESGRGSGGVRGLKMSAGDQLAGMDVVDPEGQLLVVTEFGMGKRTMLKHYSPHGRGTGGQRILNITKKTGRVASVQVVRGDEELMMISSSGIVIRTELATINKLGPYAQGVIVMNLKEGDRVACIAVIDTRNGPIDDHSDLMAPAMNSANGAAGVHSASGKGSKNGASPDGAQ; this is encoded by the coding sequence ATGGAAATCGGCATCGTCAAGCAGGTCTCAGTCGAAGAGGAGATGCGCAACTCCTACCTCGACTATGCGATGAGCGTCATCATCGCGCGGGCCTTGCCAGACGTTCGAGACGGGCTCAAGCCTTCGCAGCGCCGCATCCTCGTGGCGATGCACGACCTGAGCCTTGCGCCCGGCCGGCCGTACCGCAAGTGCGCCAAGATCTGCGGGGATACCTCCGGCAACTACCATCCCCACGGCGAGGCCGTCATCTACCCCACGCTGGTCCGGCTGGCGCAGACCTTCAACATGCGCTACCCGCTGGTGGACGGCCAGGGCAACTTCGGGTCGGTGGACGGCGATCCGCCAGCGGCCATGCGGTACACCGAGGCCCGCATGACCCACCTGACCGTCGAGATGCTGGCCGACATCGACAAGGACACCGTCGACTGGAGCGCCAACTACGACGGCACCCGCAATGAGCCGACAGTCCTCCCCGGGCGCTTCCCGAACCTGATCTGCAACGGCTCGGCCGGCATCGCCGTCGGCATGGCGACCAACATCCCGCCGCACAACCTCAACGAGGTCGTCGGGGCGCTGCTGGTGCTGATCGAGAATCGCGACGCGACGGTTGAAGACCTGCTCAAGCACATCACCGGGCCGGACTTCCCGACGGGCGGCATCCTGATCACCAAGGAGAAGGATTCGAAGACCGGCCTCGTCATCGACAACCTGACCAACGCCTACGCCACGGGCCACGGCCGGGTGCTGATCCGCGCCCGCGCCGCCATCGAGGAGCGCAAGGCCGGCTTCTTCCAGATCGTCGTCACCGAGCTGCCGTATCAGGTCAACAAGGCGACCCTTCAGGAGAAGATCGCCGAGCTGGTGCGTGAGAAGCGGCTCGAAGGCATCTCGGACATGCGCGACGAGTCCGACCGCCAGGGCATGCGCCTGGTGATCGAGCTGAAGCGCGAGGCCAGCCCCCGCACCGTCCTCAACCAGCTCTACAAGTTCACGGCGATGCAGACGGCGTTCGGCATCAACATGCTGGCGCTGGTGGTCGAGAAGGACGAGCAGGGGAATGCCCTGCCGCCGCAGCCGCGCGTGCTGACGCTCAAGCGGATGCTGACGCACTTCCTGGACTACCGCCACGAAGTGCTGACCCGCCGCACCAGGTTCGAGCTGGAGAAGGCCCGCGCCCGCGCCCACATCTTGGAAGGCTTGAAGATCGCCCTGGACAACCTCGACGAGGTCATCCAGACGATCCGCGCCTCGGCTTCGGCTGAGGCGGCGCTCCAGACGCTGCAGACGCGCTTCACCCTCTCCGAGATCCAGGCCCGCGCCATCCTCGACATGCAGCTGCGCCGGCTGGCCGCGTTGGAGCGGCAGCAGATCATCGACGAGTACAACGAGATCCTCAAGACCATCGCCTACCTCGAAGACCTGCTGGCGAACCCGCGCAAGATCCTGCTGCTCGTCCGCGACGAGCTGCTGGAGCTGAAGAAGAAGTTCGGCGACGCCCGCCGCACCGAGGTCGCGAACATCGTCGGCGGGGATCTCTCGGAAGAGGATCTGATCCCGAACGACGAAGTCCTGGTCACCATCTCCGGCCGTGGCTACGTCAAGCGGCTGCGCTCGGACACCTACCGCGTCCAGCGGCGTGGCGGCAAGGGCATCCGGGGACAGGTGCTCCGCGAGGAGGACGCCCTGCGGCACATGGTCGTCGCGAACGCCCGCGACAACCTGCTCTTCTTCACGAACCAGGGCAAGGTCTACCAGACCAAGGCGTACCAGATCCCTGAGTTCGAGCGGACGGCCAAGGGCATCCCGCTGATCAACGTCATCGACCTCGATCCGAAGGAGGGCGTCACGGCGATCCTGGCCGCCCCCGACTTCGAGAACAACCAGTACCTCCTGATGGCCACCCGCATGGGCGAGGTCAAGAAGGTGGCGCTGAAGCACTTCGAGACGGTCCGCCGCAACGGCCTCAAGGCGATGGATCTGGAGACCGGCGACGAGCTGTGCTGGGTCAAGCACTGCTCGGCCGGCTCGGACGTGATCCTGGTCAGCGAGCAGGGGCAGGCGCTCCGGTTCATCGTCGATCAGAACCTGCGCGAGAGCGGACGGGGCTCCGGCGGCGTGCGCGGCCTCAAGATGTCGGCCGGCGATCAGTTGGCCGGCATGGACGTGGTCGATCCCGAGGGCCAGCTGCTGGTCGTGACCGAGTTCGGCATGGGCAAGCGGACCATGCTCAAGCACTACTCGCCGCACGGGCGTGGGACCGGCGGTCAGCGCATCTTGAACATCACCAAGAAGACCGGCCGGGTCGCGTCGGTCCAGGTGGTCCGCGGCGACGAAGAGCTGATGATGATCTCCAGCAGCGGCATCGTGATCCGCACCGAGCTGGCGACCATCAATAAGCTTGGCCCCTACGCGCAGGGCGTCATCGTGATGAACCTGAAGGAGGGTGACCGCGTCGCCTGCATCGCCGTCATCGACACGCGAAACGGGCCAATCGACGATCACTCGGACTTGATGGCCCCTGCGATGAACAGCGCGAACGGCGCTGCCGGCGTCCATTCTGCCAGCGGCAAGGGCAGCAAGAACGGAGCGTCGCCGGACGGCGCTCAGTAG